A portion of the Paenibacillus sp. PvR098 genome contains these proteins:
- a CDS encoding FHA domain-containing protein: MMEWNSYSLVHRGLRAAKQHSGGTKLDTFACLYVIRGEPYRSGTCLNLSAVETVVGRASKAYSPDFAFTNAFISRKHVLIRQEGSKAVLYDLGSRHGTEINGVKVEPHQSYPLQSLDIIKLAKGMTVLHFSYIFADQTLEFEPLTQHWEEPAGQPTIHWEKRECVVDDKRLSMSEKEYLFLWLLYQEANRLVPMEQIKRSVWPERPSGTDGVPDVSMDELNALVYRIRKKYGKDTFLISAVRGSGYVLEWDSK, translated from the coding sequence ATGATGGAATGGAATTCATACTCACTTGTCCATAGAGGACTGAGAGCCGCTAAGCAGCATTCGGGGGGAACGAAACTGGATACTTTCGCTTGTCTTTATGTGATTCGCGGGGAGCCTTACCGATCCGGAACGTGCCTCAATTTGTCCGCTGTTGAGACCGTAGTGGGCAGGGCGTCCAAGGCGTATTCGCCGGATTTCGCTTTTACGAACGCATTTATATCACGCAAGCACGTCTTGATTCGGCAGGAAGGCAGCAAAGCCGTATTATATGATCTCGGAAGCCGTCACGGTACTGAAATTAACGGAGTGAAGGTGGAGCCGCATCAGTCCTATCCGCTTCAATCGCTGGATATTATCAAGCTGGCTAAGGGGATGACGGTGCTTCATTTTTCGTATATTTTTGCTGATCAGACGTTGGAATTCGAGCCGCTAACGCAGCATTGGGAGGAGCCGGCCGGACAACCGACGATCCACTGGGAAAAAAGGGAATGCGTGGTGGACGACAAACGGTTGTCGATGTCCGAGAAGGAATATTTGTTTCTGTGGCTGCTTTATCAAGAGGCGAATCGGCTTGTGCCGATGGAGCAGATCAAAAGAAGCGTCTGGCCGGAACGCCCTTCAGGAACGGACGGCGTTCCCGATGTCAGCATGGATGAGCTGAATGCGCTCGTGTACCGAATTCGCAAGAAATACGGCAAAGACACGTTTCTGATCAGTGCGGTGCGCGGCAGCGGATATGTGTTGGAGTGGGATTCGAAATAG
- a CDS encoding sulfatase-like hydrolase/transferase yields the protein MDQAVNVRYRIHTGVFNLRLFIRLLSAFIGLLLFLPIPSSEFIHSAKDAALSPVIVQPATNEWTKEELLKPPNIIFVLNETFWDATQLTELTFSRDPIPFFHAMQEQFTHGTMLSPMFGGGTANVELEVLTGHSMRFFPEHSIPYETVIKQPTASLASILSQQGYTTTAISPFHGWFFNSFEVYKHLGFSQFISLEYFNPNEYVGPYIGDYAVTRRIIEESAESPGADFIFANTMENHYQYYPGKFKKNTIDIKGNELSPEAIGIAETFAQGLTAADRMLQELVLYFDQVKEPTILVFFGDHLPSLEKYFVYEEAGYISGEDDPEFLNKMYHVPVLVWSNYLPEEKKETLHFSPSFLGPYVLSLANRHGSSYTDYLGELSRHMPILPPKSYYEAMNIDEVVVREYEARQNAILEAEKQAGGQRTSFVLGYGEPRIEEVSPDQVALGDKSRLTVRGGRFGIGSTVFINGMKLQTMWLSESSLRVKLPKELVVHPGLLELQVMVMDTKNHILAESNIVAVPVREQQED from the coding sequence ATGGATCAAGCAGTTAATGTAAGATACCGCATACATACGGGAGTGTTCAACTTGCGCCTGTTTATTCGCCTGCTGTCCGCGTTTATAGGTTTACTGCTCTTTCTGCCGATCCCATCGTCGGAATTCATTCATTCGGCGAAGGATGCTGCTTTATCACCGGTGATTGTCCAGCCCGCAACGAATGAATGGACGAAGGAGGAACTGCTCAAGCCCCCGAATATCATCTTCGTTCTAAATGAAACCTTTTGGGATGCGACTCAGTTAACGGAGCTTACGTTCAGCCGGGATCCGATTCCTTTTTTTCACGCGATGCAAGAGCAGTTCACGCACGGCACGATGCTGTCTCCCATGTTCGGCGGAGGTACAGCGAATGTCGAGCTCGAGGTGCTGACCGGACACTCCATGAGATTTTTCCCGGAGCATTCTATCCCTTACGAAACCGTCATTAAACAACCAACCGCTTCACTAGCCAGCATTTTGTCACAACAGGGCTATACAACTACAGCCATCAGCCCTTTCCACGGATGGTTCTTCAACAGCTTCGAGGTATATAAGCACCTTGGTTTTTCTCAGTTTATCAGCTTGGAATATTTTAACCCTAATGAATATGTGGGACCGTACATCGGTGATTATGCCGTAACGAGACGTATTATTGAGGAAAGCGCGGAAAGCCCAGGCGCCGACTTCATCTTCGCCAATACGATGGAAAACCATTACCAATACTATCCTGGCAAATTCAAGAAAAATACGATTGATATTAAAGGAAATGAACTATCGCCTGAAGCGATCGGCATTGCGGAGACATTTGCTCAGGGCTTGACCGCTGCAGACAGAATGCTGCAGGAGCTGGTCCTCTATTTTGATCAGGTGAAGGAGCCGACGATACTCGTCTTTTTCGGAGATCATTTGCCGTCTTTGGAGAAATATTTCGTATATGAGGAAGCGGGGTACATCAGCGGCGAGGACGACCCGGAATTTCTCAACAAAATGTATCATGTTCCTGTTCTCGTTTGGAGCAACTACTTACCGGAAGAGAAGAAAGAAACATTGCATTTCAGCCCCTCTTTTCTCGGTCCCTATGTGCTTAGTCTAGCGAACAGGCACGGCAGCAGCTACACCGATTATTTGGGTGAGCTATCCAGGCATATGCCGATTCTCCCACCGAAAAGCTATTATGAAGCGATGAATATTGATGAAGTAGTCGTAAGAGAGTACGAGGCACGGCAAAACGCCATCCTGGAAGCAGAGAAGCAAGCCGGAGGGCAGCGCACCAGTTTCGTGCTTGGTTATGGAGAACCGCGGATTGAAGAAGTATCCCCGGATCAGGTAGCGCTTGGAGATAAATCGAGACTAACCGTCCGCGGCGGGAGATTCGGCATCGGCAGCACCGTATTCATAAACGGCATGAAGCTCCAGACGATGTGGTTGAGCGAATCTTCTCTCCGTGTGAAGCTCCCTAAAGAGCTGGTTGTCCATCCCGGCCTGCTCGAGCTGCAGGTCATGGTGATGGACACGAAAAACCATATCCTTGCTGAGTCGAATATCGTGGCCGTTCCTGTTCGAGAGCAGCAGGAAGATTAA
- a CDS encoding ABC transporter ATP-binding protein encodes MTTFSFLWKLTRYRKGLYLWNALAWSLIYLAPIVPGLITKQFFDMLSGHSLYHFGVGALIAFLLLSALARVVFILFGFMTDVHFRFRIGGLLRRNVLKHILKEPGARAIPGSPGEAISSFRDDVDQVEETVSWSADALGMMLFAAVSAFILVRIDSQMTLWVFLPLVIVVTVAQLFTAMLQKYRAASREATSQVTGAISEMFGTVQSVQVAGAEDRVIGRFKRLNGQRREAMLKDQLLTTSLDSIFSNAVNFGTGLILLLAAEKMRGGSFTVGDFALFVYYLTFVTQFIQNFGKFMTYFKVSQVAKERLQALLQGAEPERLTEHHPLYLRGELPEPSEPIRTNRDKLDVLDVRGLTYHYPETGRGIEGIDLRLPRATFTVITGRVGSGKTTLVRTLLGLLPMQAGDIRWNGESVADPSEFFVPPRSAYTPQIPRLYSDTLENNILLGIRPEEERLRRAIRSAVLEEDLERLPQGLSTVIGPRGVKLSGGQAQRTAAARMFVREAELLVFDDLSSALDVDTEGKLWERLEKQLQGAACLVISHRKAALARADHIIVLKHGRVDAAGRLEELLETSVELQKLWHREE; translated from the coding sequence ATGACGACATTCTCCTTTTTGTGGAAGCTGACGCGTTACCGTAAAGGATTGTACTTATGGAATGCGCTCGCTTGGTCATTGATTTATTTGGCCCCGATTGTGCCGGGTCTGATTACGAAGCAGTTTTTTGATATGTTGTCGGGTCATTCGCTCTACCATTTCGGGGTTGGGGCATTGATTGCATTTCTACTTCTATCCGCGCTGGCGAGGGTGGTGTTTATCCTTTTTGGCTTCATGACCGACGTTCACTTCCGATTTCGGATCGGCGGGCTGCTGCGTCGTAATGTACTGAAGCATATCCTGAAGGAACCCGGGGCCCGAGCCATTCCCGGCTCGCCCGGGGAAGCGATCAGCTCGTTTCGGGATGACGTCGATCAAGTGGAAGAAACGGTCAGCTGGTCGGCGGATGCGCTGGGCATGATGTTATTTGCCGCCGTTTCAGCCTTTATCCTCGTACGGATTGACTCGCAGATGACATTATGGGTATTCCTGCCGCTGGTCATTGTTGTGACAGTAGCTCAGTTATTTACAGCGATGCTGCAGAAATATCGCGCAGCCAGCCGGGAAGCGACAAGCCAAGTCACGGGAGCGATTAGCGAAATGTTCGGAACGGTGCAATCCGTTCAAGTAGCCGGCGCAGAAGATCGCGTGATCGGACGCTTTAAACGGCTCAACGGACAACGGCGGGAAGCGATGCTGAAGGACCAGCTTTTGACAACGTCGCTGGACTCGATCTTTTCCAATGCCGTCAATTTCGGTACGGGCTTGATTCTTCTTTTGGCGGCGGAAAAAATGCGGGGCGGCAGCTTTACGGTCGGTGATTTTGCTTTATTCGTGTATTACTTGACTTTCGTGACGCAGTTTATCCAAAACTTCGGTAAGTTTATGACTTATTTCAAAGTCAGTCAAGTAGCCAAAGAACGGCTTCAGGCATTGCTGCAAGGAGCAGAGCCAGAGCGTTTGACAGAGCATCATCCATTGTATCTCCGTGGAGAGCTGCCAGAGCCATCTGAACCGATTCGAACAAATAGAGACAAGCTCGACGTATTGGATGTACGCGGTTTAACCTACCATTATCCGGAGACGGGAAGGGGGATCGAAGGCATTGACCTTCGACTGCCGAGGGCCACGTTTACCGTCATTACCGGACGGGTGGGTTCGGGGAAGACGACGCTGGTTCGGACGCTATTAGGGCTGCTGCCCATGCAGGCAGGGGATATCCGTTGGAACGGCGAGTCGGTGGCGGACCCTAGCGAATTTTTCGTTCCCCCGCGCAGCGCCTATACGCCGCAAATTCCGCGGCTCTACAGCGACACGCTGGAGAACAACATTCTGCTCGGCATACGGCCGGAGGAAGAGCGGCTGCGTCGGGCGATCCGCTCCGCGGTGTTGGAGGAGGATTTAGAGAGACTGCCTCAGGGGCTCTCTACCGTCATCGGACCGCGAGGCGTGAAGCTGTCAGGCGGTCAAGCCCAGCGAACGGCAGCGGCCCGTATGTTTGTGCGTGAGGCGGAGCTGCTCGTTTTTGACGATTTGTCCAGCGCGCTGGACGTGGATACGGAAGGGAAACTGTGGGAGCGTCTGGAAAAGCAGCTGCAGGGGGCGGCGTGCCTGGTCATCTCTCACCGCAAGGCCGCGCTTGCTCGTGCGGACCATATCATCGTGCTGAAGCATGGTCGGGTGGACGCTGCTGGCCGTTTGGAAGAACTGCTGGAGACAAGCGTGGAGCTGCAGAAGCTGTGGCACCGCGAGGAATAA
- a CDS encoding ABC transporter ATP-binding protein yields MNKVIRKIPAREYASLLQHYLRPQRKSMAILAVLLLSGIAMQLINPQIIRYFIDTAQEQESSRPLVLAAGLFIGVTLVQQLMAVGASYIGANVGWIATNQLRETVAAHCLKLDMSFHKSQTSGALIERVDGDINNLSNFFSNFVIMLVSNLLLVAGMLVLLFREGWLIGMGMLFFVIFAIASIQYIRKFAVPHWGKLRQVNATFYGFLGEHLEGTEDTRASGATGYVMYRFHSLLREWLPIRIRAYLGWASMWITTLLVFAIGSAVAFAISFYLWRQGSITIGTVYMIFYYTELMAKPIEQIRTQMEDLQKADASIVRIRELLQTQSLIQDGKGAAIPEGPLSVEFDGVEFGYDPESATLEHVSFRLERGQVLGLLGRTGSGKTTLARLLLRFYDPGQGRIELEGIDIREARLHELRSRVGMVTQNIEIFQGTVRDNLTFYDESVDDRRVEEVLRELGLVHWLRTLPRGLDSMLESGGGGLSAGEAQLLSFARVFLRDPGLVILDEASSRLDPATEQRIEQAMNRLLLGRTCIIIAHRLATIQRADQILVLDNGHIAEQGNRERLAADPHSHYSRMLQVGMEELLV; encoded by the coding sequence ATGAATAAGGTTATACGCAAAATACCTGCCCGGGAATATGCCAGCTTGCTGCAGCACTATTTGAGGCCTCAGCGCAAAAGTATGGCTATTCTTGCGGTTCTGCTGTTAAGCGGCATTGCGATGCAGCTCATCAACCCGCAAATCATTCGCTACTTTATCGATACGGCGCAGGAGCAGGAGAGCAGCAGACCGCTGGTTCTTGCCGCCGGGTTATTTATAGGTGTTACATTGGTGCAGCAGCTGATGGCGGTGGGGGCGTCATATATAGGCGCTAACGTCGGATGGATTGCGACAAATCAGCTGCGCGAGACTGTGGCCGCTCACTGTCTGAAGCTGGATATGTCATTTCACAAATCTCAGACCTCCGGCGCGCTCATTGAACGGGTGGATGGGGACATCAATAATTTGTCTAACTTTTTCTCCAATTTCGTGATCATGCTGGTGAGTAATTTGCTGCTTGTGGCAGGTATGCTCGTGCTGCTGTTTCGGGAAGGCTGGCTGATCGGCATGGGGATGCTTTTTTTTGTGATTTTTGCCATCGCTTCTATTCAATATATCCGCAAATTTGCGGTGCCGCATTGGGGCAAGCTGAGACAGGTGAACGCTACTTTTTACGGTTTTCTTGGCGAGCACTTGGAGGGTACAGAGGATACCCGCGCGAGCGGAGCAACGGGATATGTGATGTATCGCTTTCACAGTTTGCTTCGCGAATGGCTGCCGATCCGTATTCGGGCGTATCTCGGCTGGGCTTCGATGTGGATTACGACGCTGCTGGTGTTTGCGATTGGCAGTGCGGTTGCTTTCGCAATCAGCTTCTATTTGTGGAGGCAGGGCTCGATTACGATAGGGACGGTATATATGATTTTTTACTACACCGAACTGATGGCCAAGCCGATTGAACAAATCAGAACCCAAATGGAGGATCTGCAAAAAGCGGACGCAAGTATCGTACGTATACGCGAACTGCTGCAGACCCAATCACTCATACAAGACGGTAAGGGCGCTGCCATACCGGAAGGTCCGTTGTCAGTGGAATTCGACGGCGTCGAATTCGGATATGATCCGGAGAGCGCAACACTTGAGCATGTCAGCTTCCGTCTAGAGCGCGGTCAGGTGCTGGGCCTGCTCGGTAGGACGGGCAGCGGCAAAACGACTTTGGCGCGGCTTCTTCTGCGTTTTTACGACCCGGGACAAGGGCGTATTGAGCTTGAGGGGATCGATATTCGGGAAGCCAGGCTTCACGAGCTGCGAAGCCGTGTCGGGATGGTAACGCAAAATATCGAGATCTTTCAAGGGACGGTGCGCGACAATCTGACGTTCTATGACGAGTCGGTCGATGACCGGAGAGTCGAGGAGGTGCTGAGGGAGCTCGGTTTGGTTCATTGGCTCCGCACGCTGCCCCGTGGACTGGATTCCATGCTGGAATCAGGCGGGGGCGGCCTGTCAGCTGGAGAAGCTCAACTGCTGTCGTTCGCCAGGGTGTTCCTGCGCGACCCGGGACTCGTCATCCTTGACGAAGCTTCGTCAAGGCTTGATCCTGCAACGGAACAGCGGATCGAACAAGCTATGAACCGGCTTCTTCTCGGTCGTACCTGTATCATCATTGCGCACAGGCTTGCGACGATACAAAGGGCCGATCAAATCCTCGTTCTGGATAACGGACATATTGCGGAGCAAGGGAATCGGGAAAGGCTGGCTGCCGATCCCCATTCCCATTACAGCCGAATGCTTCAGGTAGGAATGGAGGAGCTGCTGGTATGA
- a CDS encoding GNAT family N-acetyltransferase: MNLNIILVHTEEQLKGCFSVRINVFVEEQQVPPDLEMDEFDDSWMACRHFLATEGSKPVGAARWRMYDGQTAKLQRIAVLASYRGRGIGRELIQAMEADIRAQGVPAVILDAQTQAESFYRKLGYETISPEPFIDAGIWHVRMRKKLL; the protein is encoded by the coding sequence TTGAATCTCAACATCATACTCGTACATACGGAGGAGCAGCTTAAAGGCTGCTTTTCCGTTCGAATAAACGTGTTTGTGGAAGAGCAGCAGGTACCGCCAGATCTCGAAATGGATGAGTTCGACGATTCTTGGATGGCTTGCCGGCATTTTCTTGCAACCGAAGGCTCAAAGCCTGTTGGGGCTGCCCGCTGGCGGATGTATGACGGGCAGACGGCAAAGCTCCAGCGAATCGCCGTGCTCGCGTCTTATCGCGGACGTGGAATCGGCCGCGAGCTTATCCAAGCGATGGAGGCTGACATTCGGGCCCAAGGCGTTCCTGCGGTCATCCTGGATGCGCAGACGCAGGCTGAGTCATTCTACCGTAAGCTCGGGTACGAGACGATCTCGCCCGAGCCGTTTATTGATGCGGGCATATGGCACGTGCGCATGCGCAAGAAGCTCTTGTAG
- a CDS encoding metal-dependent hydrolase, whose product MEIHYHGHSCVQLSHGGHSLIIDPFISGNPLAATKPEDLQVEHILLTHAHQDHILDTVPIAKKNDATVIATFELATYMSWQGTKTFAMNIGGRTSLGYADIEMIQAFHSSGIVLEEEKKIIYGGMPGGYIIRWNGLTILHSGDTSLFSDMKLIGERNQIDLAFLPIGDVFTMGPQDAALAAEWLRAKTVVPLHFNTFPPIQQDAQAFAESLTAKGITGRAMQPGETWMLE is encoded by the coding sequence ATGGAAATCCACTATCATGGGCATTCCTGCGTGCAGCTTAGTCACGGAGGGCACTCTCTGATCATCGATCCGTTCATTTCAGGTAATCCTTTGGCCGCTACGAAACCGGAGGATCTACAGGTAGAGCACATTTTACTTACACACGCACACCAGGACCATATTCTGGATACTGTTCCGATCGCAAAGAAAAATGATGCCACTGTCATCGCTACCTTCGAGCTGGCAACGTACATGAGCTGGCAGGGGACGAAGACGTTTGCTATGAATATTGGCGGCCGCACCTCTCTTGGTTATGCAGACATCGAGATGATCCAAGCGTTTCACAGCTCCGGCATCGTGCTTGAGGAAGAAAAGAAGATCATTTATGGAGGCATGCCGGGCGGTTATATCATTCGCTGGAACGGGTTAACCATTCTTCACAGCGGGGATACCTCACTGTTCTCCGATATGAAGCTGATCGGAGAGCGTAACCAAATTGATCTGGCGTTTCTACCCATCGGCGATGTGTTTACGATGGGACCTCAGGATGCGGCACTAGCTGCAGAGTGGTTACGAGCCAAAACTGTTGTACCTCTGCACTTTAATACGTTCCCGCCAATCCAGCAGGATGCGCAAGCGTTCGCGGAAAGCCTTACAGCTAAGGGAATCACGGGCAGAGCGATGCAGCCGGGCGAAACCTGGATGCTAGAATAG
- a CDS encoding response regulator — MKKIIIVDDSLFMRMILKNALDEFGYEIVAEASNGVEALTLYSELKPDLVTLDITMPEMDGLTALQEIKRLDPEAKVIMVSAMGQQALLIRAVSMGAIDFIVKPFNKDRVREALMKAFA; from the coding sequence GTGAAAAAAATAATAATCGTAGACGATTCCTTATTTATGCGAATGATTCTGAAAAATGCCTTGGATGAATTCGGGTATGAAATTGTGGCCGAGGCGAGTAATGGCGTAGAGGCCCTTACGCTTTATTCTGAACTTAAGCCGGATTTGGTTACATTGGATATTACCATGCCGGAGATGGACGGCCTTACCGCGCTGCAGGAAATCAAAAGGTTGGATCCGGAGGCGAAAGTCATCATGGTGTCTGCCATGGGGCAGCAGGCGCTTCTGATTCGAGCAGTATCGATGGGCGCTATCGATTTTATCGTCAAGCCCTTTAACAAAGATCGCGTCAGGGAGGCTTTAATGAAGGCTTTTGCCTGA
- a CDS encoding cation:proton antiporter has protein sequence MLFFFQLLIILVCTKLAGDLCVRLGQPAVLGKLIVGILIGPALLGWIQNSDLLQAFSQIGVLLLMFIAGLETDVQELNRNRNSSVTVAVGGIIMPLLGGYYGGQLMGLGQAESLFLGLLFSATSVSISVQTLKDLGQLKSRESVTILGAAIVDDILVVILLAFLMSFFVGGGDVSLGLLIGKKVLFFALIIVLGWKVVPWVMKRIAPLRVSETVITAALIVCFGFSYLAESLQIAGIIGAFAAGIAVAQTNFKTEVVHKLEPIAYAVFVPVFFVSIGVSVTFDGIMDQLPLIAGLTVMAVLTKIIGCGLGARVTGFNWKSSLSIGAGMVSRGEVALIIAAIGLEMNLLPQAFFTSVIIVVILTTLITPPLLKLLFGEQKELASNKGETMSM, from the coding sequence TTGCTGTTTTTCTTTCAATTATTAATCATTTTGGTCTGCACGAAACTCGCAGGGGACCTCTGCGTAAGGCTTGGCCAGCCTGCTGTCCTAGGCAAGCTCATCGTGGGTATCCTCATTGGACCCGCGTTGCTGGGATGGATCCAAAATTCAGATTTGCTGCAAGCGTTCAGCCAAATCGGGGTTTTGTTATTGATGTTTATTGCCGGTTTGGAAACGGATGTCCAGGAGTTAAACCGGAACCGGAATTCATCGGTTACAGTGGCCGTCGGAGGGATAATCATGCCTCTGCTTGGAGGATACTACGGAGGGCAACTCATGGGGCTTGGGCAAGCCGAATCGTTGTTCCTGGGTTTACTGTTCTCGGCGACTTCCGTTAGTATTTCGGTGCAAACGCTTAAGGATTTGGGACAATTAAAAAGTAGAGAAAGCGTTACTATTCTTGGCGCAGCCATCGTTGACGATATTTTGGTCGTCATTCTGCTTGCATTCTTGATGAGCTTTTTTGTGGGCGGCGGGGACGTCAGCTTAGGGCTGCTGATAGGCAAAAAAGTACTGTTCTTTGCTCTCATCATTGTTCTCGGCTGGAAGGTCGTTCCATGGGTGATGAAACGGATCGCACCGCTGCGCGTGTCTGAAACGGTCATTACTGCTGCACTGATCGTCTGCTTCGGTTTTTCTTACCTTGCCGAGTCGCTGCAAATCGCTGGTATTATCGGTGCGTTCGCAGCAGGGATCGCGGTGGCCCAAACGAATTTTAAGACAGAAGTCGTGCACAAGCTGGAGCCAATCGCTTATGCAGTGTTCGTTCCCGTGTTTTTTGTCAGTATCGGTGTTTCCGTAACCTTTGACGGGATTATGGACCAGCTTCCGCTCATTGCCGGGCTTACTGTAATGGCCGTATTGACTAAGATCATCGGATGCGGCTTGGGAGCACGTGTGACCGGTTTTAATTGGAAATCGTCTTTAAGCATCGGAGCGGGCATGGTATCCCGCGGCGAGGTGGCCTTGATTATTGCGGCCATTGGACTCGAAATGAATCTTCTACCACAGGCGTTTTTCACATCGGTTATCATTGTCGTCATTCTGACTACCTTGATTACACCTCCGCTTCTCAAATTGTTGTTCGGTGAACAGAAGGAATTAGCGAGCAACAAGGGAGAAACAATGAGCATGTAG
- a CDS encoding cation:proton antiporter — protein MLIFQLAIILLASKMAGDISSRLGQPSVLGKLLIGIVLGPTVLGVITNTEILKEFSQIGVILLMFIAGLETDTKEFKRTGKSSIYVGILGIIAPLSVGYLAGKMIGLPPIESVFLGLLLSATSVSISVQALKEMEKLKSREGTTILGAAVIDDILVIIALAFVMSFAGGEVDLASVILKKVLFFAMAILIGWKMVPWILKKFAPLRVTESVISAALIICFVYAYLAEYAGVAAIIGAYIAGVAISLTKHTHEVAEKVETISYSLFVPVFFTSIGVTVEFVGITQNTWLIVGLSVIAILTKLFGSALGAKLAGFRWRNSFGIGAAMVSRGEVALIIAAMGLDSGLLNSNMFAVIVIVILITTLVTPPMMKLFFNTPEHAKQSSP, from the coding sequence ATGCTTATATTTCAATTAGCTATCATATTGCTAGCATCTAAAATGGCCGGGGACATCAGCAGCAGGTTAGGACAACCCTCCGTACTTGGCAAACTACTTATAGGTATCGTTCTTGGCCCCACTGTCCTGGGAGTCATAACTAACACGGAGATCCTTAAAGAATTCAGTCAAATCGGTGTTATACTCTTGATGTTTATAGCTGGTCTTGAAACCGATACGAAGGAGTTCAAACGTACAGGGAAGAGCTCGATATATGTAGGCATACTTGGAATTATTGCGCCCTTATCTGTAGGCTATTTAGCGGGTAAAATGATCGGACTCCCACCAATAGAATCCGTATTTCTCGGTCTATTGCTGTCAGCCACAAGTGTTAGTATTTCTGTCCAGGCTCTTAAAGAGATGGAAAAATTAAAATCTAGAGAAGGAACAACCATACTTGGTGCTGCGGTAATTGATGACATTCTTGTCATTATTGCACTGGCCTTTGTCATGAGCTTTGCAGGCGGCGAAGTAGACTTAGCATCGGTGATTTTGAAAAAGGTTTTATTTTTTGCTATGGCGATCCTTATTGGATGGAAAATGGTACCTTGGATCTTAAAAAAATTTGCGCCTCTTCGCGTAACGGAATCCGTGATTTCTGCCGCACTTATCATTTGTTTCGTTTACGCATATTTAGCTGAATATGCCGGGGTAGCAGCCATTATTGGAGCTTACATTGCGGGTGTAGCGATCAGCTTAACTAAACATACACATGAAGTTGCTGAAAAAGTGGAAACGATAAGCTATTCTTTATTTGTTCCTGTTTTCTTTACATCCATTGGGGTCACCGTTGAGTTCGTGGGGATCACGCAAAATACATGGCTTATTGTAGGTTTAAGTGTAATAGCAATACTTACAAAACTGTTTGGCTCAGCCTTAGGAGCTAAATTAGCGGGCTTTCGCTGGAGGAATTCTTTTGGCATAGGGGCTGCAATGGTTTCTCGCGGCGAAGTGGCCCTAATTATTGCCGCAATGGGATTAGATTCCGGCCTCTTGAACAGTAATATGTTTGCTGTGATTGTTATTGTTATATTAATAACAACATTAGTAACTCCTCCAATGATGAAGCTGTTTTTCAATACGCCAGAACATGCAAAGCAAAGCTCACCATAA
- a CDS encoding zinc ribbon domain-containing protein: MNHFLSKLKQGASRAADKAQQAIEVTKISAQIHSKRKQLDQNIYQIGLEVYEAYKSADLSMAEKSVRMYSQENQALEVQIRELEEQIRLLKHEKRCACGLSVPEQAKFCTDCGARLEATGVPYLPQIKQTPPPYVPNRPETMGEPLRKDVTPRIRSESHKEPPKLFE; the protein is encoded by the coding sequence ATGAACCATTTCTTGTCTAAGCTAAAGCAAGGGGCAAGCCGCGCGGCAGATAAAGCCCAACAAGCTATAGAGGTGACCAAAATATCGGCGCAAATCCATTCGAAGCGAAAACAACTTGACCAAAACATCTATCAAATCGGTTTAGAGGTGTACGAGGCTTATAAATCGGCAGACCTTAGCATGGCGGAGAAATCGGTACGAATGTATTCGCAGGAGAATCAAGCCCTGGAGGTACAAATCCGTGAATTAGAAGAACAGATCCGTTTATTGAAGCATGAGAAACGGTGTGCTTGCGGTCTATCTGTTCCCGAGCAGGCGAAATTCTGTACAGACTGCGGCGCACGTTTGGAGGCAACGGGAGTACCTTATTTACCGCAAATAAAGCAGACACCCCCGCCGTATGTTCCTAACCGTCCCGAGACTATGGGCGAGCCGCTAAGGAAGGACGTCACGCCACGGATCCGATCGGAATCGCACAAGGAACCCCCCAAGTTATTCGAATAG